Proteins from one Mycobacteriales bacterium genomic window:
- a CDS encoding helix-turn-helix transcriptional regulator, translating into MRSSGLTQAELARRSGLAESMVSRWLRGLNQPDVPNLRRVRPVLGVPMLELIVAAGYLSLEEAELQDAPVPPAPVQVGISTEGLTTDQVRQLEDFVTFLRAQNGPRAVESIAPAPEAPAEPLRYAAYGGAKLSQDQQARVREQARLAREEAARSGRQVVFLDEQDDQRR; encoded by the coding sequence ATGCGGAGCTCCGGCCTGACCCAGGCCGAGCTCGCCCGGCGCAGCGGCCTCGCCGAGTCCATGGTGTCGCGCTGGCTGCGCGGGCTGAACCAGCCCGACGTCCCGAACCTGCGGCGCGTGCGCCCCGTGCTGGGCGTCCCGATGCTGGAGCTCATCGTCGCGGCCGGCTACCTCAGCCTCGAGGAGGCCGAGCTGCAGGACGCGCCCGTGCCGCCGGCACCGGTCCAGGTCGGCATCTCGACCGAGGGACTGACCACCGACCAGGTCCGCCAGCTCGAGGACTTCGTCACATTCCTGCGCGCGCAGAACGGCCCGCGCGCCGTCGAGTCGATCGCGCCGGCTCCGGAGGCACCCGCCGAGCCGCTGCGCTACGCGGCGTACGGCGGAGCCAAGCTGAGCCAGGATCAGCAGGCCAGAGTGCGTGAACAGGCCCGGTTGGCCCGGGAGGAGGCGGCCCGGTCCGGCCGGCAGGTCGTGTTCCTCGACGAGCAGGACGACCAGCGCCGCTGA